A single window of Chitinophaga sp. XS-30 DNA harbors:
- a CDS encoding TlpA disulfide reductase family protein produces the protein MQSKVKLLILMLLAASPAMAQKTAADAKPGEVIVKGKVGNLNAPRQLWIYMGDEKWDTIPVKNGEFEYRKKTLLPAYGAIMVKYSPYYPGVEGPGFFSDMSLASVFFETGTMTINAPADTLRTGVQIAGSSLNAKHREFWSKEGALVREQKKLAAVFNNAAAEQLQSEAYLQEYERKNEVILMRWDSLILAEVKKYPDSYHTVMAFYGYIRQRKPDSTAAIVIAGQFGELYKEQMRSYVRAQSAETTVRIPVAPVGSMAPDFVQNNMEGKPVRLSGLRNKYVLIDFWASWCGPCRKVNPDLVKLYRQFKGPKFEILGVSLDQDAAKWEAAVEEDQLAWLHVSDLKGWKNEVAQQYDIGAIPQNLLLDPSGKVVARNLKIDELEDQLNNLLK, from the coding sequence ATGCAATCAAAAGTAAAATTATTGATCCTGATGCTATTGGCCGCATCACCGGCAATGGCACAAAAAACAGCTGCGGACGCTAAACCGGGGGAAGTGATCGTTAAGGGAAAGGTGGGTAACCTGAACGCACCCCGGCAGCTTTGGATCTATATGGGCGATGAAAAATGGGATACCATCCCGGTGAAAAACGGCGAATTTGAATACCGGAAAAAGACGTTGCTACCGGCTTACGGGGCTATCATGGTCAAATACAGTCCATATTACCCGGGTGTTGAAGGGCCGGGCTTCTTTTCGGACATGAGCCTTGCCAGCGTTTTCTTTGAAACCGGGACCATGACCATTAATGCGCCGGCAGATACACTGAGAACAGGCGTTCAGATAGCAGGTTCATCCTTGAATGCAAAACACAGGGAATTCTGGAGTAAGGAGGGGGCGCTGGTCCGCGAGCAGAAAAAGCTGGCGGCCGTATTCAATAATGCTGCTGCTGAGCAGCTGCAATCCGAAGCTTATTTGCAGGAGTATGAGAGGAAGAACGAAGTGATCTTAATGCGCTGGGACAGTCTCATACTGGCAGAAGTTAAAAAATATCCTGATTCCTATCATACCGTAATGGCTTTTTACGGATACATCAGGCAAAGAAAGCCGGATTCCACTGCCGCCATCGTCATCGCTGGTCAGTTCGGGGAGCTGTACAAGGAACAGATGCGTTCCTATGTTCGCGCCCAATCGGCTGAAACAACGGTCAGGATCCCTGTTGCGCCGGTTGGATCTATGGCCCCGGATTTTGTGCAGAATAACATGGAAGGCAAGCCAGTAAGGTTATCCGGCCTGCGCAATAAATATGTACTGATCGATTTCTGGGCAAGCTGGTGCGGCCCCTGCCGGAAGGTAAATCCCGATCTCGTAAAACTCTACCGGCAATTCAAAGGCCCGAAGTTCGAAATATTGGGCGTTTCGCTCGACCAGGATGCCGCAAAATGGGAGGCTGCTGTAGAAGAGGATCAACTGGCCTGGTTGCATGTATCCGACCTTAAAGGCTGGAAAAATGAAGTGGCGCAGCAATATGACATAGGTGCCATTCCCCAGAACCTGCTGCTGGACCCTTCAGGGAAAGTAGTGGCGAGGAATCTCAAAATAGACGAGCTGGAAGATCAATTAAACAACCTGCTGAAATAG
- a CDS encoding DUF6850 family outer membrane beta-barrel protein codes for MKKLYIVLLLTASFGASAQQTQRNTPAAFELRQQRSLWQRSGNPAGLQLDRPYRYSQLKAGYEGYNGNFHRPQEGVSGNRQIVETQGGIFLDSCYLTGSFNYRREGIKAASFNASIIDPFRGMPYIIADLNPSDWVQQHYQLQFGIATPSYGRWSWGLGASYNASSGAKQRDIRTENYYYALSITPGVIYALAPNQDLGLNLRYANVKEEAAMSNVNTYVDQTYYELLGLGTAVSMLGSGRTNNYEGDSWGGGLQYRYSGKATLFLHLNYLVEAEDLTISFTVPRDGASVLRRSWEAGATVQQESSRLMHTLSARYYNRHIDGIQYITQRDNSGSQQGWMTLAKYVRSTFKTTEAALDYSIVGKKGNDDYSWLANFSVRYRKLNDEYILPYSFKRTENAYIQVGAKKNFRLGGSQLLVGLNAGYNRNLSGGYAYNGANKDYVVVTQLETNDYRYLASDFIRAELPVTFSFRIGREKKNVMFVNGYAGYTKAESSGFDHRIAYGAAVGVNF; via the coding sequence ATGAAGAAACTATATATTGTATTATTGCTCACCGCCTCTTTCGGCGCTTCCGCGCAGCAAACGCAACGCAATACACCGGCCGCCTTCGAGCTTCGTCAGCAACGCAGCCTGTGGCAGCGGTCCGGCAACCCCGCCGGTTTGCAACTGGACCGCCCTTACCGTTATTCCCAGCTAAAGGCAGGTTATGAAGGGTATAACGGCAACTTTCACCGCCCGCAGGAAGGTGTTTCCGGCAACCGGCAGATCGTGGAAACGCAAGGCGGTATCTTCCTTGATAGCTGCTATCTCACCGGTTCATTCAACTACCGCCGGGAAGGGATCAAAGCAGCCAGTTTCAATGCTTCCATCATCGATCCGTTCAGAGGCATGCCTTATATTATTGCAGATCTGAATCCCAGCGACTGGGTGCAGCAACATTACCAGTTGCAATTCGGCATCGCCACGCCTTCCTACGGCCGCTGGTCATGGGGATTGGGCGCCAGCTACAATGCCAGCAGCGGCGCCAAGCAGCGCGACATCCGTACGGAGAACTATTACTATGCGCTGTCCATTACGCCGGGCGTGATCTATGCATTGGCGCCCAACCAGGATCTGGGCCTGAACCTGCGTTATGCGAACGTGAAAGAAGAGGCGGCGATGAGCAATGTGAATACGTATGTGGACCAGACTTACTACGAGCTGCTGGGCCTCGGTACGGCGGTGAGCATGCTGGGTTCCGGCAGAACGAATAATTACGAAGGCGACAGCTGGGGCGGGGGGCTGCAATACCGTTACAGCGGAAAGGCCACGCTGTTTCTGCATTTGAACTACCTCGTGGAAGCGGAGGACCTGACCATATCCTTTACCGTTCCGCGCGATGGCGCCTCCGTGCTGCGTAGATCATGGGAAGCCGGGGCTACGGTACAGCAGGAATCATCCAGGCTGATGCACACCCTTTCCGCACGTTATTACAACCGCCATATAGACGGCATCCAGTATATCACCCAGCGCGATAACTCCGGCAGCCAGCAAGGCTGGATGACTTTGGCCAAATATGTGCGCTCCACTTTCAAAACCACGGAAGCAGCGCTGGACTACAGCATTGTTGGTAAAAAAGGGAACGACGATTATTCCTGGCTGGCGAACTTTTCTGTACGCTACAGGAAGCTGAACGATGAATATATTCTCCCTTACTCGTTCAAGAGAACAGAGAACGCTTACATCCAGGTGGGCGCGAAGAAGAATTTCCGGCTTGGCGGCAGCCAGTTGCTGGTTGGCCTGAATGCCGGTTATAACAGGAACCTCAGCGGCGGTTACGCGTACAATGGTGCGAACAAGGATTACGTCGTTGTAACGCAGCTGGAAACGAATGATTACCGTTACCTGGCGTCTGATTTTATCCGTGCCGAGCTGCCGGTGACGTTTTCCTTCCGGATCGGCAGGGAGAAGAAGAATGTGATGTTTGTGAACGGGTATGCAGGATATACTAAAGCGGAAAGCTCCGGTTTCGATCATCGCATTGCTTATGGCGCTGCTGTGGGCGTGAATTTTTAG
- a CDS encoding DUF4876 domain-containing protein: MKRSMIDYITQGNVYAEFHPATEKRKSIRMKYFIIALVILCSACSRIDNALDAEDIRPYAITVKANSVIPEITSTAGLKVVFENFAEGFRLERTLGTGATAIDSLIPGIYSINISGRAQTTDGDVYYLNGAKINYAITANGGTVEIDVDGLKVSPLVFTEIFFAGTTPFYFRNQFYEVYNNSDQTIYLDGLCFANLTPTTATTNLPLWPAEDGADYAYAERIWKVPGNGTQYPLLPGESFVMSQFAANHQLPQYNPASPVDCSSSEFEFNMDNPNFPDQPAVDMQHVFYNGNASKGTLPQYLTSVFGGAYVIFRVPPGETYDPVNDPALKTRNLASTSTTQYAKVPIRYILDAVEAGNNQNSINAKRVPSVLDAGMTYVGATYNSLGVARKVSDITNPDGSPIFIDTNNSTDDFERGVVPQFRRHGSKMPAWNHTN; the protein is encoded by the coding sequence ATGAAACGAAGCATGATAGATTATATCACACAAGGGAATGTATATGCGGAGTTCCATCCGGCCACTGAAAAGAGAAAAAGTATACGGATGAAATATTTCATCATAGCACTCGTCATCTTATGCAGCGCCTGTTCCAGGATAGATAATGCGCTGGACGCGGAGGATATAAGACCGTACGCCATTACGGTAAAAGCCAATTCCGTGATTCCGGAGATCACCAGCACAGCCGGTCTGAAAGTGGTATTCGAGAACTTCGCGGAAGGGTTCAGGCTGGAAAGAACGCTGGGTACCGGCGCCACGGCTATCGACAGCCTTATTCCCGGTATTTACAGCATCAACATATCCGGTCGCGCACAGACAACTGATGGCGATGTATATTACCTTAATGGCGCCAAAATAAATTATGCGATCACGGCGAATGGCGGCACCGTGGAGATAGATGTGGACGGCCTGAAGGTAAGCCCGCTCGTGTTCACCGAGATCTTCTTTGCCGGCACCACTCCTTTTTATTTCAGGAACCAGTTCTACGAAGTGTACAACAACTCGGACCAGACGATTTACCTGGACGGGCTGTGCTTTGCCAACCTTACGCCCACCACCGCCACCACCAATCTGCCTTTGTGGCCCGCGGAAGATGGCGCTGATTATGCTTATGCGGAGCGCATCTGGAAGGTGCCGGGCAATGGTACGCAATACCCGCTGCTGCCCGGTGAATCCTTCGTGATGTCGCAGTTCGCTGCGAACCACCAGTTGCCGCAATACAATCCGGCATCTCCCGTTGATTGCAGCAGCTCGGAGTTTGAGTTCAATATGGACAACCCGAACTTCCCCGATCAGCCGGCGGTGGATATGCAGCATGTATTTTATAACGGCAATGCATCCAAGGGAACCCTGCCGCAATACCTGACTTCCGTGTTCGGTGGCGCGTATGTGATCTTCCGCGTACCGCCCGGTGAAACCTATGACCCGGTGAACGATCCCGCGCTGAAAACGAGGAACCTGGCGTCTACTTCCACCACACAGTATGCCAAGGTCCCCATCCGCTACATCCTCGATGCGGTGGAGGCCGGCAACAACCAGAATTCCATCAATGCGAAACGTGTTCCTTCCGTGCTCGATGCCGGTATGACCTACGTGGGCGCTACCTACAATTCGCTGGGTGTGGCCCGTAAGGTGTCTGATATTACCAATCCGGATGGCTCGCCCATTTTCATAGACACCAATAACAGTACAGATGACTTTGAACGCGGCGTAGTACCGCAGTTCAGGCGCCATGGTTCAAAGATGCCCGCATGGAACCACACCAATTAA
- a CDS encoding carboxypeptidase-like regulatory domain-containing protein encodes MRSHFTCTYRAGAGMLLLLFLALSSFAQQYRVAGTVYDTDKKPLPYAAITMSAYGITAQSDATGRFQLLNVPAGTSGLNVRFLGKEPIDTLVQVNRDLELQLTLRNADFRLEEVRITATTANTNGTSSRISRTAMDHLQANSLADVMALLPGGIITNPDLSLAKQINIRSVGSSASDMNAFGASVMLNGAPVSNNANLQTMTPAVSGGTAALAGGASPGGGYDVRGISMNNVESVEVIRGVPGVEYGDVTSGVVIVNTKAGVQPLKVQGRTNASLYQLSLNRGFNLGSRKGALNVGVDYARNTNDPVQQYLRYERFTASTMYSNTLFGRLASTTSLDLIYGKDTRDRNPDDEITKTASSGKDLGLIFNTRGNIRFNKSWLRNFNYVARIGYTARNSFYETQYTAANAPYSMTTTDGSVLTNHPDRNYVDADGNQLNTSHPADAGKYAVYLPSTYLGRYDINGRELNTFFKTAATFFNRIGQTNHRWILGADFKTDRNFGAGKTFADSAPPYRNLSAQNATFRKRAYKDIPGINQLGLYAEDNFSTRIGGHRLEISAGMRYGVFSGSRTAFSPRINASVDVVPGILSINGAYGQLAKAPSVLYLHPEDAYFEYININETATSSIPEDQRVFMTTTRVFSTKNNSLEIAKNKKSELGLRLNIKQATLRVTGFREDVDNGYTMGNSLSGFKPLVYNEYTRNGTGAFELSASNNVLASFYMPTNNLVARTKGLEMDLDLGRFKAIRTAFALNGAIMHTQSYNKDYLYFDDFSGNAGSARTHIGLYEPGMEKRYNETAVTTLRTTHNIPRLGFVVTLTTQVIWSDRNWYRLGNDSIPVKYISKDDGLVYDFDASKREEPEFKALLRNVNRTSEIMESYPPLLTFNVNVTKEIADYLRVSFFANNAFRAYQRAESKRVPGTYTRRGNQYFFGLELSLTL; translated from the coding sequence ATGAGATCACATTTTACATGCACATACCGTGCAGGTGCGGGGATGCTTTTGCTGTTATTTTTGGCATTATCCTCCTTCGCACAGCAATACCGGGTTGCCGGTACGGTCTATGACACGGATAAAAAACCTTTGCCGTATGCCGCCATTACAATGTCCGCATACGGGATTACCGCACAGTCGGACGCCACCGGCCGCTTCCAGTTGCTGAATGTGCCCGCGGGTACGTCCGGCCTCAACGTCCGCTTCCTGGGTAAGGAGCCGATCGACACGCTGGTGCAGGTTAACCGGGACCTGGAGTTGCAGCTGACGCTGCGCAATGCGGACTTCCGCCTGGAAGAGGTCAGGATCACGGCTACTACCGCTAATACGAACGGGACCAGTTCCCGCATTTCGCGCACGGCGATGGACCACCTGCAGGCGAACTCGCTGGCAGATGTGATGGCGCTGCTGCCTGGCGGTATCATCACCAATCCGGACCTCAGTCTTGCCAAGCAGATCAACATTCGCAGCGTAGGCTCGTCCGCTTCGGACATGAATGCTTTCGGCGCGTCCGTGATGCTCAATGGCGCTCCGGTGTCCAACAACGCCAACCTCCAGACCATGACGCCGGCCGTCAGCGGCGGCACCGCTGCGCTGGCCGGTGGCGCGTCCCCCGGCGGTGGCTACGATGTACGCGGCATCTCCATGAACAACGTGGAATCCGTGGAAGTGATCCGCGGTGTTCCCGGCGTCGAATATGGCGATGTAACATCCGGTGTGGTGATCGTGAATACAAAAGCAGGTGTGCAGCCGCTGAAAGTCCAGGGCCGTACGAACGCCAGCCTCTACCAGCTTTCCCTGAACAGAGGCTTTAACCTCGGTAGCCGCAAAGGCGCTTTGAATGTTGGGGTAGATTATGCCCGTAACACCAACGACCCGGTGCAGCAATACCTCCGCTATGAGCGCTTCACCGCCAGCACCATGTATTCCAATACGCTGTTTGGCAGACTGGCCAGCACTACTTCGCTGGACCTTATCTACGGAAAAGATACCCGTGACCGTAACCCTGATGACGAGATCACCAAAACGGCCTCTTCCGGAAAAGACCTGGGCCTGATCTTTAATACACGCGGCAACATCCGTTTCAATAAAAGCTGGCTGCGTAACTTTAACTACGTAGCGAGGATCGGTTATACCGCCAGGAACAGCTTCTATGAAACACAATATACCGCCGCCAATGCCCCTTATTCCATGACCACGACCGACGGCAGTGTGCTGACCAATCATCCTGACAGGAATTACGTGGACGCGGATGGCAATCAGCTGAACACCAGCCATCCCGCTGATGCCGGCAAATATGCGGTGTATCTGCCCAGTACCTATCTCGGCCGGTACGATATCAATGGCCGTGAACTGAATACTTTCTTCAAAACGGCGGCCACTTTCTTCAACAGGATCGGCCAAACCAATCACCGCTGGATACTGGGGGCCGACTTCAAGACTGACCGGAACTTCGGGGCCGGCAAGACCTTTGCGGATTCCGCGCCGCCCTACAGGAACCTGTCCGCACAAAACGCCACCTTCAGAAAGCGGGCCTATAAAGACATTCCCGGCATCAACCAGCTGGGCCTGTATGCGGAAGATAATTTCAGTACAAGGATAGGCGGTCACCGGCTGGAGATCTCGGCCGGTATGCGTTATGGCGTTTTCTCCGGGAGCAGGACCGCATTTTCTCCCCGTATCAACGCGAGCGTGGACGTGGTGCCTGGCATCCTCAGCATCAACGGGGCTTACGGTCAGTTGGCAAAAGCGCCGTCCGTACTCTATCTCCATCCGGAAGATGCTTATTTCGAATACATCAACATCAACGAAACCGCTACCAGCAGCATTCCTGAAGATCAACGCGTATTCATGACCACCACGCGCGTATTCAGCACAAAAAATAATTCGCTGGAGATCGCGAAGAACAAGAAGTCGGAACTGGGCCTTCGCCTGAATATAAAACAGGCCACGCTGCGCGTGACAGGCTTCCGTGAAGATGTTGATAACGGTTATACGATGGGCAATTCTCTGTCAGGCTTCAAGCCGCTGGTGTATAACGAATACACGCGTAACGGCACGGGAGCTTTCGAGCTGTCGGCCAGCAATAACGTGCTCGCCAGCTTTTATATGCCTACCAACAACCTGGTAGCTCGTACCAAGGGGCTGGAGATGGACCTCGACCTGGGCCGCTTCAAAGCCATCCGCACGGCTTTCGCATTGAACGGAGCTATTATGCATACGCAGAGCTATAACAAAGATTATCTGTATTTCGATGATTTCAGCGGCAATGCCGGTTCCGCCAGAACGCACATAGGGTTGTACGAACCCGGTATGGAGAAGCGATATAATGAAACGGCGGTAACCACATTGCGGACAACCCATAACATACCAAGGCTGGGCTTCGTGGTGACCCTTACCACCCAGGTGATCTGGAGCGACCGCAACTGGTACAGGCTGGGCAACGACAGCATTCCGGTGAAATATATCTCCAAGGATGATGGGCTGGTATATGATTTCGATGCTTCGAAAAGAGAGGAACCCGAATTCAAAGCCTTGCTCCGGAATGTGAACCGCACCAGCGAGATCATGGAATCTTACCCGCCGCTGCTGACCTTCAATGTGAACGTCACCAAAGAGATCGCAGACTATCTGCGGGTATCGTTCTTCGCCAACAACGCGTTCAGGGCCTATCAGCGCGCGGAATCCAAACGCGTTCCGGGTACTTATACCAGGAGGGGCAACCAGTACTTCTTCGGCCTGGAATTATCACTCACACTCTAA